A window of Castanea sativa cultivar Marrone di Chiusa Pesio chromosome 1, ASM4071231v1 contains these coding sequences:
- the LOC142644161 gene encoding anamorsin homolog, which yields MDTTTMKGSLLAFTDDSVLSINAVSTAASELGIQGVEQCDLKIITQASSLNKLPVESSSFETVISICRSVEFPTDQLFEEILRVLKPDGTILVHKNPQSTTVETDKITSVLERKLLLAGFLEVGVLKSTVPSEVQSFGVKAKKPSWKIGSSFAIKKATKTLPKVQIDDDFDLIDEDSLLSEEDLKKPQLPQVDDCEVGSTRKACKNCTCGRAEEEKKVQLGFTAEQINNPQSACGSCGLGDAFRCGTCPYKGLPPFKLGEKVSLSGNFLVADI from the exons Atg GATACCACCACAATGAAGGGTAGTCTGCTGGCATTTACAGATGATTCAGTTCTCTCAATTAACGCTGTTTCTACTGCAGCGAGTGAGCTCGGTATTCAAGGGGTTGAACAATGTGATCTTAAAATTATCACTCAAGCATCTTCTTTGA ATAAGCTGCCTGTGGAGTCTTCCTCTTTCGAGACTGTTATTAGTATCTGTAGATCAGTTGAATTTCCCACTGACCAGTTATTTGAGGAAATCTTAAGAGTATTGAAGCCTGATGGGACAATCCTAGTTCATAAGAATCCTCAGTCTACTACGGTGGAAACAGATAAG ATAACCTCTGTTCTTGAGCGCAAGTTACTGTTGGCGGGTTTCTTAGAAGTGGGAGTTCTCAAATCAACGGTTCCATCAGAAGTTCAGTCTTTTGGG GTTAAGGCTAAGAAACCTTCGTGGAAGATTGGCTCTTCATTTGCCATAAAAAAGGCCACCAAAACTTTACCTAAAGTCCAgattgatgatgattttgatcTGATTGATGAAGATAGCTTATTAAGTGAAGAGGACTTGAAGAAACCACAGCTACCACAGG TTGATGATTGTGAAGTTGGAAGCACAAGGAAAGCTTGCAAAAACTGCACATGTGGAAGGgctgaagaagagaagaaagtaCAGTTGGGATTCACTGCAGAGCAGATCAATAATCCTCAATCAGCATGTGGCAGT TGTGGACTGGGGGATGCTTTTCGGTGCGGTACATGCCCTTACAAGGGTCTTCCACCATTCAAGCTTGGCGAGAAG GTATCGCTATCTGGGAACTTCCTTGTAGCAGACATATAG